The genomic segment GCGGACATGACCTCCGACCGCACCCGCGGCTGGTGGGAGGAATACCGTGACCGTCTGCCCGCCGCCCTGCTCGATCTCGCGGAGTTGGAGCACCACGCCGTACGCCTGCGTGCAGCCGTGACCGTGCACATCCCCGGACTGCTACAGATCATCGACCACGCCCGCGAACTGTTCCGCCAGGTCGTACCCGAGCTGTCCCCACCCGACATCGAGCACCGCGCGTCGTTCCGCATCAAGCGCCAGGAGGTGCTCTACAGGGACCGCCCGACCCCGTACGCGGCGATCATCCACGAAGCTGCTCTGCGCATGCAGTTCGGCGGACCGACCGTGGCCAGGAAACAGCTTCAGCACCTGTTGGCCATGAGCGAACGTGAGCACATCACCTTGAAAGTACTCACGTTCGAGGCCGGCTCGTTCCCCGGCTCAGGACAGTCGATCTTCTACTCCGGGGGGCCAGTACCCCCGCTCGACACCGTCCACCTCGACCAGTCCCACGGGCCGACCTTCCTCGACGCCGAAGCGCAGCTGTACATGTACCGGGTCCTGCTCGACCGCCTGGACGGCCTGGCCCTGAAGCCCGAGAAGTCCCGCGACTTCATCCACAACCTGATCCGCGACCTGTGAAGGAACGACATGCCCCAGCACATCTCCTGGCAGAAATCGTCCTACTGCGGGGCAGGCGACTCCTGCATACACATAGCCACCAACTCCCCCACCATCCACCTCACCGAATCCGCCGACCCCACCCAAGCCACCCTCACCACCACCCCCGCCTCCTTCCGAGCCCTCCTCCACGCACTCAAACTCGACAAGGAACCCGCCCGTGTCTGACATCCCCCCGGACCTCGACTGGATCCGCGCCGCCCCCGACGACGCCACCGGCCCCGGCCCCTGGATCGAACTCGCCTTCGGCGAGGGGAACGGCGAGGACGACCCGGAAGCCCCCGTCTACATCCGCGAGACGAGCGACCCGGACAACGTCGTGACCACAAACCGCCGCAAGTGGGACGCGTTCGTACTGGGCGTACAGGCGGGCGAGTTCGACCACTTCGTGGAGGGGGTCGAGGGCTTCGAACCGACGGTGCGGCAGCCGGAGGCCTGAGCAGAGCAACACCGACCGGCCGCCCGACCCCTCCGAAGACCGGGCAGGCTAGACCGGCTCGAAGATCCCGTCGATCCGAGGCCCGGCACTCGGCGTCATACGGCTCACGACACCGGCCTCCACGATCAGCAGATCCGGCAACCACTCCTCGTAGAAACGGACATGCCCCACCACCCCTACCGTGCTGGTACGCGCCCCGAGCCAGCCCACCAGCCGCCGCAGGTCGTCGAACTGGTCAGGATGCACCTCCTGCCGCACCGTCAGAGCCCACCCAGACTCCCGCCCGACCAGCTCCCCCACCAGGACCCCGCCGATCCGCCAGGCCGCCCCTCGCTCGGCCAACAACGGGAATTCGTACGCGCCTTGGCCCTCACCGTCGCCGTCGTCTCCGTCCCTGTCGTTGCCTCCCTCACCCAAGTGCCGGCGCAGCAAGGTGAGATCTTCGGCCGGAAGGGACGCAGGAAGATCGAGATTGAGCTGAAGCTCGTGGTAGTCACCCATGCCGGGAGGCTACGAGAGTGTGGGGAGAGCCGCTGCCCTCAGGACTTGAACCCGATCACCCCGAACCCGGGTCGCGACTCCGCGTGCCGCAGCCACTGCAGGACCTGCATGACGGCCTCCACGACCTCCGGCTCCAGCGGCGGCGGCGCCTCGCCCTTCGCCTTCGTCGCTTCGAACTGCTCCAACGCCCGCAGACACTGCTCGTGCCCCCACTCACCGCAGCCCGGCATGTACGTCGACGGCAGCGGAGCCGGCAGACCTCCGTACCCGAACTCCTCCACGGACACCGCGGTGATCCCCAGTGCGCTCAACCCCTCGTCGACCACCGACAGCCAGTCGCCGCGGTGCGGGGTGAAACAACTGTTGTCCAGGAACGCCCCCGTGAGGGAACACAGCCGCTTGTACGCGTACCCGTACTGAAAGGCATGCTCCTTGTCCTCATCGAACGGCCCCCCGTGCACGACCGCCCGCAACGCCTCGTACGCCGTCGGCGCCCCGTCCTCGATCTCGGACGCGAACCACTCGTCGTCACGCGCAAGATCGTCCCCGAACCCGCCGCGCACAGCCTCCAGCAACTGTTCGTCCGCGGACCCGACCAACGCCCGGGTAGCAGCCACATCCAGCAGATACACGCTCAGAGAAGAACTCATACCCCCAACGTAGCCACGTCCACTGACAGCGCCCCAGGCGGAACTCAGGGCGCGAACTGGCCCGTTGGATCGGCCTGCGGTATTGGCCGTACGTCGGCGTCCGGCGTCCGCCGCCTCACGGTGTCCATGTCACTCCTGAGGAGGGCGGGAAGTCGGGGTAGCCCTGCCCCGTCCACACCGCGCCCGTGACCTCGGTGCCCGGGTCGGCGAAAACCGGTGCGCACGTCTCGTACGAGGCGCCGGGCGGGAAGCTCTTGGTCTTCGGGTAGGAGTCGCAGGGGGCGAAGGTCCCGATGAGCAGGAGTTGCCGGGCGGCGGTCCCGTCGTCGAGCAGCCCGCCCGGCGGGTCGACAGCCGCGTGGGAGGGATCGTTCTCGCCCGCGTTCTTGATGGTCGCCCGCACGTAGTACGGCGTCATCTTCTTGGCGTCGCCCTTCAGCCCCAGCGGGGCCACATCCTCCTTGCTGCCCTTCTCGATGCCGGTGACGGTGACCTCGAGAATGCCCGCCTTCGTCGCCCCTTCGTAGCTGAGCAGGGTCGGCTCTCCGAGCTTCGCCTTGGTCCCCGCCTTCGCCGTACCGTCCTCGTTCACGCTGGACGTGGGGGACGGCGAGGACTCGGGGGAACCGGAGGCGGAGACACGCGGCGCAGGCTTGTCGGCAGAGGGACCCGCCCCGTCGTCGGCACCGCAGCCGACAAGGGTGAACAGGAGAAGCAACGAAGCCGCGCGCGGCGCTGGCAGACGACGAATGCGGGTGATCATGCCAGGCAGCGTATCCGTCAGTAGTACTGCTCCCTGAGGGGTGGCGGGACGACGGCGCCCCTATGCGCACGTGATCGGGCCAGCTCGTGATCCATGACCGGCCGTACCCACCGGCAGCACGCTGGCTCGCGTGTTCTCGGTGAAGTCGCCAACGGTCGGCTCACATGTCGATCTCGCCCTCCCAGGCGAATTCCAGCAGCGCCTTCGGCAGATACTCGGACTCGACCTCGATGGGGATGCCACGCTCGCGGGCGAAACAAGCGATGGCCAGGGGGCCCAGGGCGACGAGGCCGTCGCTGTTGACGGCTCGTTCGTCGTCGGCGCTCCAGTACAACTTGTGGTGCCGCAGGGCGTCCACCAGTGCCTCGTTGAACTGGTCGTGATCCCCACGCAGCATGCGATAGAAGAGGATGATGGGCGGGGACAGGAGATGTGTCATCACCTCCTGGTCGGCGTACCGGGCGGCATCCGGGCCGGTTCCGTCGACGGCCTCGACCAGCTTCGAGGAGACGTCTCCCTCGCGGAGCCAATGACGCTGCAGGGTTTCCACCCACGAGTAGATGTACTCGTCGAAGACCGCACCCGAGGCACGCAGCAGTGACACCGGCACTCGGGCCAACTGCGTCAGGCGCTCCTTGTCACGGCAGATCAGCGCCAGGTAGTACGAGTTGACCCAGGTCCCCGCGTTCAGATGGGACTGGGGGCCGGTGGCGGGGATGCGCCAGTCCTTCTCCTTGATTCGACACGTCACCGTGGTGCCCTCGTCCGCGACAGCGGCGGCGAACAGCGCGGATCCCAGCTGCATAGCCGTGACCCAGGCCTCCCAGGTCTCGAACATCGCCCCCTCGGCATCCGCGGCACACCGCGTCTCGGCGAGGATCAGCGTCGACTCCATCACCTGGGCCCGGGCGATGTCGGATTCCTCGATGACCTCCAGCAGCCAGGTGGCGGTCTTGTCGAGCGACCGGATGCCCGCAGCCTTGTCGGCCATGGAGTGGTCGTGGCGAGGAATGCTCGTGACCACTGGTTCTCTCCCCATCAGTAAAGGTCGAAGTGCTCAAGCTTCGCACCAGCGTACGAGCCGGTGCTCTCGTTGGCCTTCACCATGACGTACTTGAGCTTGCGGCCCACAAGCGCTCGCAGGACGTCATCCGCGATGTCGCCGTTGGTCACTGTCTCCCCAGCACTGTTCCGGACCGGGTTGCCGGCGCTGTCCCGCGCCACCAGCTCCGAGTTCTTCTGCATCTCGCTGATGATGGTCAGGACGTAGTCCTGCGTTCCCTGTTTGACCATCCAGCCC from the Streptomyces sp. NBC_00310 genome contains:
- a CDS encoding helix-turn-helix domain-containing protein; amino-acid sequence: MRSNPTGRQLRLGTELRKLRERAGLSSTQASRLLGVQQNQISNVEAGRAGVSPERVRTLGCHYKCPDRDLIEALADMTSDRTRGWWEEYRDRLPAALLDLAELEHHAVRLRAAVTVHIPGLLQIIDHARELFRQVVPELSPPDIEHRASFRIKRQEVLYRDRPTPYAAIIHEAALRMQFGGPTVARKQLQHLLAMSEREHITLKVLTFEAGSFPGSGQSIFYSGGPVPPLDTVHLDQSHGPTFLDAEAQLYMYRVLLDRLDGLALKPEKSRDFIHNLIRDL
- a CDS encoding DUF397 domain-containing protein — its product is MPQHISWQKSSYCGAGDSCIHIATNSPTIHLTESADPTQATLTTTPASFRALLHALKLDKEPARV
- a CDS encoding DUF397 domain-containing protein, which encodes MSDIPPDLDWIRAAPDDATGPGPWIELAFGEGNGEDDPEAPVYIRETSDPDNVVTTNRRKWDAFVLGVQAGEFDHFVEGVEGFEPTVRQPEA
- a CDS encoding DUF7691 family protein, yielding MSSSLSVYLLDVAATRALVGSADEQLLEAVRGGFGDDLARDDEWFASEIEDGAPTAYEALRAVVHGGPFDEDKEHAFQYGYAYKRLCSLTGAFLDNSCFTPHRGDWLSVVDEGLSALGITAVSVEEFGYGGLPAPLPSTYMPGCGEWGHEQCLRALEQFEATKAKGEAPPPLEPEVVEAVMQVLQWLRHAESRPGFGVIGFKS
- a CDS encoding immunity 49 family protein, which produces MADKAAGIRSLDKTATWLLEVIEESDIARAQVMESTLILAETRCAADAEGAMFETWEAWVTAMQLGSALFAAAVADEGTTVTCRIKEKDWRIPATGPQSHLNAGTWVNSYYLALICRDKERLTQLARVPVSLLRASGAVFDEYIYSWVETLQRHWLREGDVSSKLVEAVDGTGPDAARYADQEVMTHLLSPPIILFYRMLRGDHDQFNEALVDALRHHKLYWSADDERAVNSDGLVALGPLAIACFARERGIPIEVESEYLPKALLEFAWEGEIDM